ACTCCCCCTGGGGACGTGGCTGCGCGTGACGAACCTTCGCAATCACAGATCGGCCTTTGTCCGCGTCAACGACCGCGGTCCGGTCCCAACCAGCCGTATTTTGGATCTCTCGTATGCGGCTGCCCACAAGATCGGCCTCTCTGGCCTGGCTCAGGTAAAGATTGAACGGGTCACACCGAACGATCCTGCCCTCGCCGACCAGCTAGTCGCCGAACTGGAAAAACCGGCGAACCCGATTACCGTCAGGTGAGTCGATAAAGGCAAGCTCAGACAGTAGAGTAACTTGGTCTGCTGCACTTAAAGTACTTCTATATCGTCTGAACGAAAAATAGGCCCCGCTCGGTGAAGAGCGGGGCTTCCCTCTTTGGACAAACCTTTAGAAACTCAGGCGGCTCGAACCGTCCGCACCACCCCGTGCGTGACCGGCAGATCGCTCAGGCGAAGTGCCAGCGCGCCCGCGCCACCGCCGCCCTTGATAAACTCGCTGAGTTCCAGTTGAACGACGTCGAAGTTCAGGTCGAAGAGCGTCTTCGCCAGCTCCGGGCTGACTTCGCCAGTAAACACAGTGCGGCCGATGTTCAGCGCGCAGCAGGCCATGCGAGTCGCGTCTGCTTCCGAGACGGCGATCCTGCGGTCCGCCGGATAGACCTTTTCGATTTCGGCGCGTGAAGCTGCGTCGAATGCTCCCGGGTAGTAGAGGAGAAAGCCTCCGTGCAGCGGCGTGAAGCAGGTATCCAGGTGATAGAACCGGGGATCGGTCAGGTGGAGCGAGTGCACCGGGACATGCCAGGCATCGGCGACGTGGGCGTGCGCGGCGCGGCATGTACGGACGCCATGGGCGGCCCAGAGCATCTTGCCTTCGTCGTCGAAGGCGCTGTCGCCCTGGCCCTCATAGGCGGTCTCGCGCGGCGTCTCCCAGAGCAGGAAGCCCTGGTTGATGAGCCATTGCTTCAGGAAGACGGTCTCGGCCCGGCGCTGTGTCGGGCTGAAGCTGGACACGGCGGCAACGCCATGATGAATCAGGGCGCCGTGGCCCAGGAACGTCATGTCCGGGCAGCCAGGCTCGGGATGAAGGAGTCTTACGTCGGCCACGCTGTGGAGGACGTTGTAGAGGCTTTTCCACTGGGCGAAGGCGAGATCGCGCGACGACCGGTTCACGTTTCCGGCCATCCATGGATTCAAAACGTAATCCACCCCGTACCATTCCGGCGGGCACATCAAAAAAGTTGGGCGGGTATAGTGAGGCGTTGAATCGAGGCTTTCCTGCTGTACTACCGTGCTGCTTGTGGCCATATGTACTGATTCCCTACTTTCCGTCAGGGAGTCTGCCTCCGGCCAACAACCTTCGTCAAGTGGCTCTCTGCGGAAGTGGGTGCCTCTTTTGGGGACACCCCTCCCACTTTTGATGCAAACCAATGAAAAGGGCCGCCTTAGCGGCGGACCCTCTTGTGCAAATCGATGAGCGGTTTTCGAACGATTTACAGGTTCTGGTAGAAATTTACAGCTTCTCGTAGAAGTCGCAGGCCGAGCAGGAGATGTAAACTCCGCCTGGAACGCCGCGCTCGCGGTCCTTCACGCGCTTCACAATGCGCGTCGGCTTCGAACACTTCGGACAGTCGGTGCTCTTCTGTGTATCCATGACCTTCTTGCGGTCACCGGTCTTGGCAATCTTCGCCATGTCTCTCTCCTGCAAAACTCAAAATCTGGCGTACCCCGGACGCGTCGTGCGCCTGAGCGCACTCACTCTCTGCGGGCGATTGGGATTGCCGAACAGGAGGGATATGGAAGCAGACGCCGGGTACTGCTCCTCACCCAGAATACACGAGTTTTCCGCGCTCTCCAAAGCTAGCGCGTCGACGCCAACTGCTGTGTCTTAGAGGGATCCTGCGGCGATGCAGGCGCAGGCTGCGCCGGGGTGCTCTGCGGCTGAGCTGATGTTTGTGCAGGCTGCGCTGAAGTCTGTTGGCTCGGCGTCTGTGCTGGTGCCTGATCGACCGGCATCTTGACTTTCCCCATGCCGGGCACATTCTGCGCCGTGTCCAGAACCTCGCCGGGCTTACGCAGAGTCGGCGCTGCAGCGCCGTTTCGGTCTCCGTCCGCAGTGATCTGGGGATCGCCATTGACGATGGTCCGGGCCTGGAGTGTTGGTTCAGGTTCGCCGCCGATCTCGTTCTTATCGTGGACCTCTATCGGTTTGCCGATGGCAGCAATTTCGAGCCGCACCACCTTGCCGTTCTTGAACCGCACAAACTGAGTCGGCCGCGGAGGATCACCGTAGATCCACTCTTCGTAGATCGGGCTGTCTGGATCGTCAGTTGACGTATGCTCGCGCTCCTTGGTCTTCGGCTCGCCCATCGAGGCCAAAACCATGCGGTGGTTCATGCCGACAAGAATCTCGTGCGCCGCCACGGCCTCGCGTACTTTGGGCGGCAGCGTATCGGCGTATGCCTCCGCGCTGGACTTCGCGCGGAAGTCGACCACCGGATCGAGCAGCGCCTTTACCTCCGCCGCCGTCACCTCCGGAACGCCGCCCTCGAAGATCAGGGTGACGCGGCAGCCGGTGGCGAGCGGGCCCTGCTGCGCCAATGGCATATTGTTGAGGGAAATGTGACTGAGGAAGCGGTGCTTCGCGTATGGCCCGCCATTGAAGTCGATGATGATGCGGTCGCCGCGGAACTCCAGGTTGGTGATTTCGACACGGTCGCCGGCCGCCGCCGACTGCCCTTTCTCGTACAGCATGCGCTTGTACTCTTCGTCGCTGGGGCTCATCTTGCCGTTGGCAATGAGCTGCATGCCTGCGCCCAGCGGCAGCTCGCGATGCGCGAAGCCCTGTTCCGCTTCGAGATCGCGAATCAACTCCTGGCGGCCCTTCACGTCGAGCGGTCCGGTCGGCAGTTCAACGCGAGTCGGATGAAATTCGGTAGTGACGTCGGCGGTTGCGGTCTTCATTCCCACCGTGAAGACCTGCGCGAAAAGTGCTGGCGTTGCGCAGAAAGTAACGCCGCACAGGAGTGCCCCGGCGAGCGGCGAAATCTGCGATCTGCGTGCGCATGGGCCCATGCAGTCACCTGCGAACACCATGATTGTGCGCTTACATCTGCCGTCGCGCAAGTGCGGCTTATGGACAGCTCAGATGCGGTCTAGAGGTGATGCGTGGGTTCGGATGACGCGGGTCTTTCAGAGCCGTTGATGCTCGGCGCAGGGGCAATCTGTACCAGCGGAGGAGCGCTGGCCGCGGCAGTCTGCTCCATGGCCGCGTGGGCTGCGGGTGGCGGCACGTCCATCGGATAGCCGGCGGGCACGAGCAGCGGGTGCGTGTAATTCCACGCGTATGTGCGTGTCACCCGATAGACGACGACCATGACCACCACCAGGACGATCGCCGTAAACAGCGCGCCGTCCGGCCCGTAGACGCCGCCGGTGAGCCAGGCCGGGCTGCTGGTGTCTGTCTGGACGATGCTGGTGTAACTTGCCACCCCGCCAACGGGAAGCCCGAAGATAACCGCGATGGCGGCAGCCCAGGCGAAGTGCAATCCCCATCCCAGCCAGAGCGCGTGCGTGCGCAGGTAGGCGAGCGAAAGCAGCACGCCGCCGATGATCATGATGATGAAGCTGAGCCCGGTGGCGTTGGGCGACATGCCGCCGATCAACGCATAAATTCCTGCCAGCAGAAGAGTTGCGGAGGTCGGGCCGACGGCGTCGATCAGCCTGCGGAACAGAAATCCGCGGAACGCGACCTCGCTGGCCAGCGCGGCGATGGCGAGCGTGAGGATCGAAAGCAGCGTTCCGCCCCATGCCGATGCCGTCCAGGAGAACTCCGGATGCAGGGCGCCGGCGATCACCATCGGGATGACGGCGATAACCGCCGCGGCCCAGCCGATGAGCACGCCGCGCGTCCACTCCTCGCCGGTGGTCGCCCGCAGCGGCAGCGCATTCGCCTGCCGGACGCTACCCTGCCGTGTGCCGACCCAGTTAAGGCAGGTGAAGCCCACCAGCAGCAGAAACAACAGCACCAGATTGACTAGAAGATCCTGCGCTCCGGCGCTCCAGGCGAACCGACCGGCAAGCCCCTGGCCGGTGCGGAAAGCGATGGCGTGCGCGGCGAGCAGCCACAGCACACCCGTGACGAACAGCGCCAGATGCATGGATCTGGGGACCGGAGCTGGAATTGCGGTCGAAGACAACGGTGCTCAAACTCCTTCTGCGCTGGGCCCGTCGTCGACCGTCCGTTCGCGCTCAGACTGCCGTGTAAAACTGCGCGATATTGCGGAACTTGGCGTAGCGCGCCTCCAGCATCTGCTCGATTGGGAGTGACCGCAGTTCGCTGAGGTGCTGTTGCAGGCGTTCGTCGAGAAGCTGAGCCGCGCGCTCCGGATCATTCTGCGTCCCACCATCAGGCTCCACGATCACGTCGTCCACGCAGCCTAGCATTTTGACGTCCTCTGCCGTGTATCGGAGAGCGGCGGCTGCCTGCTGCTTCTTGGCCGCGTCCTTCCACATGATGGACGCGCAACCCTCCGGCGAGATGACCGAATAGATCGCGTTCTCCAGCATCAGCACGCGGTCCGCGACAGCCAGCGCCAGCGCTCCGCCAGATCCGCCCTCCCCGGTGATGGTGGCAATGGTCGGCACACGCAACCGCGACATCTCCAGCAGATTGCGGGCGATCGCCTCGCCCTGTCCACGCTCCTCGGCGCCGAGGCCGGGGTTTGCGCCGGCAAGGTCGATGAAAGTAAAGACCGGCCGATTGAACTTTTCCGCGATCTTCATGGCACGCAGCGCCTTGCGATAGCCTTCAGGGTCCGGCGAGCCGAACTTGCGCGCGATCCGCTCCTTCACGCTGCGACCCTTCAGGTTTCCGATAACCAGCACCGGCTCGCCATGGAATCTCGCCATGCCAGCCGCCATCGCACCGTCGTCCGCAAACTGGCGGTCGCCGTGAATTTCGCTGAAATCCGTAAAGATCGTCTGGATGTAATCCATGGGGTACGGACGTTGCGGGTGACGCGCCAGCTCGGTTTTCTGCCAAGCGTCTGGAACGGCTGCTTCGGTCGGGTGCGGCTGTTTGGGCTGCGGGTTCTCGGCCATCGAATGTACCAAAGCGATTGTAAGCGATATCGGGGTCACCGCCGGTGCAACAACCCAGACCAACTCACGTCCAGCCGCTCGCGGCCGAACAACAGTACTGCCAGGACGAGACTGTAGAGCAACTGCTGCCCTGCCACCGTCCAGTCCTGTTTCATCGTGATCCCGAACATGAGCAGCAACATCAGCAGCAGAGCTGTGACCAGCGCAAACCGCACGCCCACGCCGAAAAGCAGCATGAGCCCCACCGCCAGCTCCACCCACGGAACTACATATCCTATTACCAGCACGAGACTGGCCGGCAGCGGCGCTTTCGCCATGTCCCCAACCATCCAGTGCGCAAAGCCGCCAAGGTGTGTGCCTGTGAATATCCGGGCGAACCCATGGCCGAAGAAGTCCATGCCAGCGATGACCCGCAGCAGCAAATACGCAATGCGCTGGTCTATAGGGATCGAAACAGCAGAGATCGGAACAGCCGAAATCGAAACAGTCGAATTCTCCATGCCGGATTCGATGCTGTTCACGGCTCCCCGACGGTTACTGTGCCGGCAAAACGATCCGCAAAACATGGGCCGGCGACGTGCCGAGCGCCTTCACGCCTGCTCCTTTGCCAGCCGGCAGCCACAACGTCGACGACTCCTCCGGAAATGCCTGCCTTCGCCGCCCTTCTTTCAACTCCGATGGTGAAAACGCCACCAGGACCGACGGTGCGCTCTCTTCGGGCAGCGGACACCAACTGCCTAAATCGCACACCACGCGC
This Acidobacteriaceae bacterium DNA region includes the following protein-coding sequences:
- a CDS encoding septal ring lytic transglycosylase RlpA family protein → MQAGLLAATLGVTASIIAAPAKDNGPVPTNTVKQHHWYQIGEASWYGSHFQGRKTADGEKYDMNAFTCAHRTLPLGTWLRVTNLRNHRSAFVRVNDRGPVPTSRILDLSYAAAHKIGLSGLAQVKIERVTPNDPALADQLVAELEKPANPITVR
- a CDS encoding arginine deiminase-related protein translates to MATSSTVVQQESLDSTPHYTRPTFLMCPPEWYGVDYVLNPWMAGNVNRSSRDLAFAQWKSLYNVLHSVADVRLLHPEPGCPDMTFLGHGALIHHGVAAVSSFSPTQRRAETVFLKQWLINQGFLLWETPRETAYEGQGDSAFDDEGKMLWAAHGVRTCRAAHAHVADAWHVPVHSLHLTDPRFYHLDTCFTPLHGGFLLYYPGAFDAASRAEIEKVYPADRRIAVSEADATRMACCALNIGRTVFTGEVSPELAKTLFDLNFDVVQLELSEFIKGGGGAGALALRLSDLPVTHGVVRTVRAA
- a CDS encoding CPBP family intramembrane glutamic endopeptidase, with protein sequence MSSTAIPAPVPRSMHLALFVTGVLWLLAAHAIAFRTGQGLAGRFAWSAGAQDLLVNLVLLFLLLVGFTCLNWVGTRQGSVRQANALPLRATTGEEWTRGVLIGWAAAVIAVIPMVIAGALHPEFSWTASAWGGTLLSILTLAIAALASEVAFRGFLFRRLIDAVGPTSATLLLAGIYALIGGMSPNATGLSFIIMIIGGVLLSLAYLRTHALWLGWGLHFAWAAAIAVIFGLPVGGVASYTSIVQTDTSSPAWLTGGVYGPDGALFTAIVLVVVMVVVYRVTRTYAWNYTHPLLVPAGYPMDVPPPAAHAAMEQTAAASAPPLVQIAPAPSINGSERPASSEPTHHL
- a CDS encoding acetyl-CoA carboxylase carboxyltransferase subunit alpha, with product MVHSMAENPQPKQPHPTEAAVPDAWQKTELARHPQRPYPMDYIQTIFTDFSEIHGDRQFADDGAMAAGMARFHGEPVLVIGNLKGRSVKERIARKFGSPDPEGYRKALRAMKIAEKFNRPVFTFIDLAGANPGLGAEERGQGEAIARNLLEMSRLRVPTIATITGEGGSGGALALAVADRVLMLENAIYSVISPEGCASIMWKDAAKKQQAAAALRYTAEDVKMLGCVDDVIVEPDGGTQNDPERAAQLLDERLQQHLSELRSLPIEQMLEARYAKFRNIAQFYTAV
- a CDS encoding DoxX family membrane protein, which gives rise to MNSIESGMENSTVSISAVPISAVSIPIDQRIAYLLLRVIAGMDFFGHGFARIFTGTHLGGFAHWMVGDMAKAPLPASLVLVIGYVVPWVELAVGLMLLFGVGVRFALVTALLLMLLLMFGITMKQDWTVAGQQLLYSLVLAVLLFGRERLDVSWSGLLHRR